Part of the Odocoileus virginianus isolate 20LAN1187 ecotype Illinois chromosome 16, Ovbor_1.2, whole genome shotgun sequence genome is shown below.
CatcaaaagtaaattttaagtaGATGTCAGCAGAATCTTATTTGGGTTTTAAACATGTCATCTAAGCACTACAAGACACAGGAGCCAGACTAGTTGAGTGACCGTGGGGTAAATACATCTCAGATACCAcagactgagctcacacacaaaATGCAGAAGGCTCATCCACACCAGTACCCTCTTTTCTCCAGCCTTGGGAAGgccagctttttgtttttaaagttatgtCCAGGTCAAAGGCTTATTAGTGCATTAGAGTAAACAGTGGAAAGCAACCCCAACACTGCTGAACACAGGACACACTGGATTTCAGAGAACTTCTCTCTTAAACCTTGAGGACCCCACACAGGAAGTTCATTAACCtcagagaattttagaaacattCCTTTCTTAACTAAAGAGAAATGCTAGAGTCAGTTATTTAACTACATAATTGACCCACCTAAAGTCACTTAATCAACCAAGAAATCAGATAAAGGCAGATCTTTTGTTTCTAATCAATTTGATACAGACTAGGAACACAAGATCTAAGGACAGCCATCAGCAACACGTGTTTTGTGAGTAGGGACACAAGGACACAGAAACATCCAACACAAATTTGAAGCAACAGCTACCAAAAGGGAGTTTTCAACACTCCAACTTTATAAACAAAATTCAGGTTAAtattaaagcagagacaaaaataattttaacattgtTTTAATCAAATAACAGCTGTTTGAAACAGGAAATTTTAAGAGTTGAATAGAGCAAAGTGAAAGATCACTCTATCAGGATAGCTGCTATGAATAAATCCCTTACTATGTGGATTTGAATCCCATTTTAAGTTTGGCACTAGACTGAACACTGGTCTAAGccaaaattttctctttagtgTTTTAGAAGCCCTGaacattttccttcagttttttttttttgggggggggggggcgcgatgggagaaaaaaagggaaaaaaccccTCTATAATAAAACCTCATTAGCTTGATAATGGGTATCCTGAATGCAACTTGGTACTCcccaaaatttcagaaaatagcaAGAAATTTAACACCTAGGTATGATGTGAATTTACAAAAGCCTCTTCTCTTTGGTGTGACAAAGCACATTCCCTCCACATAGACAAATGATTCTCCTTCAATCtcaacaaaattattaaaaaaaaaaaaaaaggcagctagAGACCACTTTGTACCTCCCCAGTAAGAATGCCAgtgtttttccttaaaatatcaaGCTAACAAGGTTTTATTATACCAGATTGTATAATTTCAATGTGAAAAACTTACATACATTTGTTAACATCCTGTAATGATCACAAAGAGATGAATGATATAAACCAGTGTTCCAAACAAAATTCACTCCATGCATTTGATTCCCACActattttctgtgtatatttgtaCCTTCAAGACTTCTAAGATGTACTCATAAGCCCTATCGAGTGAGTTTATATCAGCAAATTAGGCAAGCAATTTGCAATGATGTTATTTCCAAATCTAAAGCCCAGGATGGGCTGGGTCAGGCCCTAGTTGCCATCACCAGTCTTCTTGGGTATCTCACTATATTCAGCATGAAATAAACACCCCAAGTCTTACACCAAAATATAGGCTATGACTTAGAAAcatgcttttacttttttaaataacacattttcgggggggggggggctgtggcAGGGAGTTTGAGACACAGTTAATACTTATTTTGGCAAGATAGCAACAAAAACCGAGAAAGCATAAGTTATGTatccaaatgcaaaaataaaagaaccatAGTATCCAGGGAAAAATCCACACTGAACAAGAGATACAGTATGTCTAAATATTCTCAAACTGTAATTTGAATCAAGAGTAAATGCTGAGAAGTTACGCTCAGTTTTTCCTTGAGATTAATTGCATCTTTTCCTGCTTCCCCCAAATAAAATCATAGAGCTTATTAGTATTTAATCACTCCCccaaatttccattttctctcagTATAAAGCAATAGCtacacacacataataaaatGCTTGTATGTTAATGTAATAACTCCCCTGGCTCATCCAACGTGCAATGCATACGACTTCAAAGACTACAATTTGGGGCAagtatagactttaaaaaaaaacaaacacaattcaAGTTTCAAAACCTGCTCTTAAATTTATAGGACACTCAGGTCATTTTAACTTCTTAGTAAGAAAAAGGTGTTGCACTGTCATTTGATTATCTGTCCACCTTGGCATGGGAAGGATGTACATTATCAGATGCCAATTTCAGGGACTAGAGAGAAGACTTAAAGCGCTATGCATTTCCTAATGACCGAGTAAGGTATTTATAAGTTTATGTTCACATTTTGCTGAAGGACCTTTTAAAGTCTCGGCACCTAATACCTAACAGGCTCCAATAATCCTATCAGGTTAAATGATGGTGCAACATTTTTAAGGAGCCAATTATTTCAGCTTACTTAAGTCATTCAGAGTCAAAAATCTGAagaatgaccaaaatcaaatctttattttttataactgtATAAATGTGATCCAAATGTGTCCACcactaatttttcaaaaagaaacatgctATAAATAAGCAAACTACACCTGCTCACTGATATGTGTATGGACTCCCTAGATGTCTTGTTGGGTTTAAATACAGACCACTCACAGCAATACATTTTTAGTAGAAAAGTGTAGCATGATGTTAAGCCATTTTAGCTTTTGCACACTCATGTTGCACTTCTGGCCGATGATGCAAAAAGATTCTCAGCATTACACTGTTAAGCTGGGCTGCACCCACCCCTTTAAATGGCATCAATATCAATGTCATCATCTTTGTTGTCAGACTTTACAGCTTCAACTTTCGGTACACTGGCAGTCTTTGAATACACCACCTGGTAAAACAgaagatttttcctttttggtaaatttttattCCAGTAAAACCGCTCATAAAAACAATAGTAGGTCAGTGGTcaacaaaggagaaaaactacCTAGAAACAGCCATTTGTTCAAGAAAAATTTTGAACTTCTATAAAAACTAAGTTAACACTCTACATATATAGACCCCTAGACTGAGGTGAAACAAAACCCTCCCTTTGAGAACCCACACAGTATTTACTGAAATCATGATGTCTGGGGATAGGGAAGATTTCTAGCACCCTTTCTATTAATGTGATCCCTTTCCTAAATAAGAGGCTGTATTGTGTTACATTTAATTTGCAACTATCCAATATCAGCATAACACTTACCACTAACACTGTATTTAACAATTTCCCCAGTGTTTACCTCAATAttctcatcttcatcatcatcttcacCACCAGAAGATTCTTCCTCTGCTTCCTTTAACCATTTTATAAAAGGTTCTGCTTTGACACGAATCTCTTTGGCAAGTTCTTTTGAGACATATTTCTTAGAGGTCTAAAAAACATTTAGTAAAATTTTTAGTTCCAACAACTTAACAGTAACTTGAGAGTTATACATAATTGCCTATACCCATCCTTTGAGGGGACTGAACCACatgctaatctcaaactctcaACAGATTAAATGTATTCAGCAGAGTGTTAAGATTTTCTTCAGTCATTACTAGAAGCTACCATGGTGGGAATCACCCTACAGACAGATTATACCAGTCAAGCAAGTAGAGACTAGGTATTAGGAAACTTTTTCCAAAAAAACCCCAACCCTTCTAATCTTTAATCAGAGTTCATCAACATATCCCCACCTTTTCCGACCAGCTAATGATGACCTCTTCCTCCAAAAGGTCTGCATCATACATCTCCTTCAAGATATGTGGGATCTTGGAAATGAGCTGAGCTTGATGCATTGCTACCACACACTCCAAACCATGAAGAAGGTACCGCtgagcttttttgttgttgtgacaAAACTGCAAATAGATATTCTTGGCGTTAACAAGCTTTCTTAGATGAGACAGCCCTATAACAGTAAAAAGTCAATACTTAAAAGATTTCTAATTTACTTCACATATATGGAACCATGTGTATTTTCCAGATACTCTCATGCTTGTTAAGGTAGGtcagttttctccattttttcagGATGACAGAATAAACGGGAGGTTAAAATGGTgtttccaaggtcacacatctgCAAATCTCACTATGAACATAGAGCTATTTGCTTACTCGTAAGAAATGGCGCCTGTATTTCTTAATTTGTTCTCTAATCTTCTCATTAAAAAGAACTTCAGTCAAAACAAGAGGGCCCATGGCTTTTACATCCAGTCTTTCTGCTTCAGCTACAATCTCTTTGTCAGATGAGTCAATAAtaccttcttctttctttttctgcaaataaaagaaaacaagtgaaaaagaaaaaagaagcaattcaGTGAGACGGAGGCACATTTTGCActgtccctggggcttccctggtagctcagatggtaagagagtctgtctgcaatgcaggaggacatgggttcgatccctgggttgggaagatcccctggagaagaaaacggttACGCACTcagggctggagaattccacggacagtgtGTGGAAGGTagagaccatggggtcacaaagagttgcacacgactgagcgactaagcacagcacagcaccgcACCACAGTCCCTGCTCTGATGAACCATTCCCTTACCTAACTGAAGATCCTAGGACTTCTAAGTAATACACACCTGCCAAAAACAGTGCCTGGAACCACCCTCAAAAAATTTTTGAACAAACAGCTTAAGGTAACAAATATCTAACAAAAGCTCAAGGCTGGGTAGAAGCTGACTTACTGATCAACAAAATGTTTTTACCTTAACAAAATCAAACAGGATATTGACCCGCTCTTCAACAGTCCTTTCCAAATCATCACTGAGGGTTAAAACTTTTGCATGGTCACTGATCTCATCCATTCTGCGCCTTTGAGCTTCCTCTGTTGTATCCTCTCCCCAGTCGtcatcctcctcttcttcctgtttttaacaacaaaaatgctTGGCCAAAGAGAGACCTTGaaagctgaattaaaaaaaaaaataatccagattTCTAGTGTAATTATCATTTTCTCACTAAATTTCTATTTAATCAACCAGTAAGCACCTGGAACCCAATGAACTGGTACACTGTTAAAAGAAAAGCAGTTTGTTTCTGCCCACCTCAACCAAAAGTcacattttatacaattttagtGCCCACCACGCCCATCAAACCTTGCACTCACCACAGCATGTGGAGGAGGACTGATttcatttggtggtggtggtggtggtgtctcACTGCTGGAAACGGAGCCATTTTCCTTGTCTTTgccctttctatttttcttttccttttctttttttcctgtactACTGTCACTATTCTCTACACggataaagaggaaagaaagtttATTACTGTGAGTTATATTACACCTTATTGCCCACCATTAACATTTAAAACCCTCCCCTCAGAAAACACTACCTGTAATTCTAAAAGGGTTCATAAATCAAATTCATCCACTGTGTTTCATAGgtaagtcaaagaagaaaagccAGTAAATATCAGTGGTATTAGCTATTTTAGTAAAATTAAgggttggacaccacttagttaCTGAATAAAATTAAGACCACAAGGTGACCTCAGTGGATCAAGTACTTAAAGCTAAAAGTTGGCACTCACGGACCCTCTCTCTCCACTCCTCATAAACTTATAAACAAAGGTTATTCGCAACTATGCTTTGGCCAAAAACTAGAACAGTGTTTAAGTCTATATAACGGCTAGTCTCACAGAGAGAACACCGGAATAGGTTAGACTTTCTTGCTATAGCAAGCTCAAATTGTGTCAGACAATTTTGATTATCTGCCACAGAGTGTTGCTTGCATGCTCTAAAGCCACTTTGGCCTAA
Proteins encoded:
- the EIF5 gene encoding eukaryotic translation initiation factor 5 — its product is MSVNVNRSVSDQFYRYKMPRLIAKVEGKGNGIKTVIVNMVDVAKALNRPPTYPTKYFGCELGAQTQFDVKNDRYIVNGSHEANKLQDMLDGFIKKFVLCPECENPETDLHVNPKKQTIGNSCKACGYRGMLDTHHKLCTFILKNPPENSDSSTGKKEKEKKNRKGKDKENGSVSSSETPPPPPPNEISPPPHAVEEEEDDDWGEDTTEEAQRRRMDEISDHAKVLTLSDDLERTVEERVNILFDFVKKKKEEGIIDSSDKEIVAEAERLDVKAMGPLVLTEVLFNEKIREQIKKYRRHFLRFCHNNKKAQRYLLHGLECVVAMHQAQLISKIPHILKEMYDADLLEEEVIISWSEKTSKKYVSKELAKEIRVKAEPFIKWLKEAEEESSGGEDDDEDENIEVVYSKTASVPKVEAVKSDNKDDDIDIDAI